The Fimbriimonadaceae bacterium genome has a segment encoding these proteins:
- the hrcA gene encoding heat-inducible transcription repressor HrcA has protein sequence MSELSDRKKQILRAVVVEYVTGTEPVPSELIASKYELGVRSATVRNEMAEITDLGLLEQPHTSAGRVPSDVGYRYYVDRLVVQRTVNQEEGARIRGAATDEEPLRDLVQETAKALSRLTHLLSAALTVRNADVQTRSAVLTAIGPEKGLVILVLQNGHVENRLVDVPPGVTLEHIGGVNDALQVVASGVTLKQLDRSKTPSVGNPVVDRLLRVCHTALRAMAKDLTRGHLVTEGEEYIFAQPEFVRSPEAMASLVRSMEDEGALISALGAPIGGPSEVTIGREHMVEAMRPLSMVRQTFYVGETEAGTLAIIGPTRMDYDRNIALLDFTAQAVSQTLTRLMS, from the coding sequence GTGAGCGAGCTGAGCGACCGAAAGAAGCAGATTCTGCGTGCGGTGGTGGTCGAATACGTCACCGGCACGGAACCGGTTCCTTCCGAACTCATCGCCAGCAAATATGAACTGGGAGTCCGCAGCGCCACCGTGCGCAATGAAATGGCGGAGATCACCGACCTCGGCCTCCTCGAACAGCCCCATACCAGCGCGGGCAGGGTGCCGAGCGACGTCGGCTATCGCTACTATGTCGACCGCCTCGTCGTCCAACGGACGGTCAACCAAGAAGAAGGCGCCCGCATTCGCGGTGCGGCCACCGACGAGGAGCCCCTCCGAGACCTGGTCCAGGAGACGGCCAAGGCGCTGAGCCGGCTCACCCACCTTCTCTCCGCCGCCCTGACCGTCCGGAACGCTGACGTGCAGACCCGGAGCGCCGTCCTGACCGCGATCGGCCCGGAAAAGGGCCTCGTGATCCTCGTCTTGCAAAACGGCCACGTCGAGAACCGGCTGGTCGACGTCCCTCCCGGTGTCACCCTGGAGCATATCGGCGGGGTGAACGACGCCTTGCAAGTCGTCGCGTCGGGAGTGACCCTGAAACAATTGGACCGGTCAAAGACGCCTTCCGTCGGCAACCCGGTCGTCGACCGCCTCCTCCGCGTCTGTCACACCGCGTTGCGCGCCATGGCGAAGGACTTGACCCGTGGCCACTTGGTCACCGAAGGCGAGGAGTACATCTTTGCCCAACCCGAGTTTGTCCGGAGCCCGGAAGCGATGGCCAGCCTGGTCCGCAGTATGGAGGACGAAGGGGCCCTGATCTCCGCCTTAGGCGCACCGATCGGGGGGCCGAGCGAAGTCACCATTGGCCGTGAGCATATGGTCGAGGCCATGCGACCCCTCTCCATGGTCCGGCAGACGTTCTATGTCGGCGAGACCGAGGCCGGCACTCTGGCGATCATCGGCCCCACCCGCATGGACTACGACCGCAACATCGCCCTCCTTGACTTCACCGCCCAAGCGGTCAGCCAGACACTGACACGGCTGATGTCCTGA
- the dctA gene encoding C4-dicarboxylate transporter DctA, translating into MHSGAPKRWYQHLYVQVLVAVALGILVGALWPTFGKGLKPLGDGFVRLIKMLIAPVVFCTVVHGVASVGDLRKMGRVGLKALLYFEVFSTLALVIGLVVVNVTKPGVGFDATHLAPLDAATKAYAAKGHDFSFSTLLLNMVPDTLVGAFVHGDLLQVLVVSAFSALGLVAMGERGKPVLHAVDVASGFLMAVLGVVVKLAPVGAFGAMAFTIGAFGFDALAKLGALMGGFYLTAILFVLVVLGTVTRLCGFSILRFINYIKEELMLVLGTSSSETALPGLMHKMEALGCSRSTVGLVVPAGYSFNLDGTNIYLSMAAVFLAQATNTPLDLPHQITLLVVAMVTSKGASGVTGAGFITLAATLAVVPGIPIESLALIVGIDRFMSECRSLTNLVGNGVATVVVSRWEGEVTGRQVSAALEAMPTPTSP; encoded by the coding sequence ATGCATTCCGGGGCCCCCAAGCGGTGGTACCAACACCTCTATGTCCAAGTCTTGGTCGCTGTGGCCCTCGGTATCCTCGTCGGCGCCCTGTGGCCCACGTTCGGCAAGGGCCTGAAGCCTCTGGGAGACGGCTTTGTCCGGCTCATCAAGATGCTCATCGCTCCCGTGGTCTTTTGTACCGTCGTCCACGGGGTGGCCAGCGTCGGCGACCTGCGCAAGATGGGCCGTGTCGGGCTCAAGGCCCTTCTCTACTTTGAGGTGTTCTCCACTCTTGCTTTGGTGATCGGTCTGGTCGTCGTCAATGTCACCAAGCCCGGCGTTGGCTTCGACGCGACCCACCTCGCCCCTCTGGACGCCGCCACGAAGGCCTATGCGGCAAAGGGCCACGACTTCAGTTTCTCCACCCTGCTCCTCAACATGGTCCCCGACACCCTGGTCGGGGCCTTTGTCCACGGCGACCTCCTCCAGGTGCTTGTCGTCTCGGCATTCTCCGCCCTTGGCCTCGTCGCAATGGGTGAACGCGGCAAGCCGGTGTTGCATGCCGTCGACGTCGCGAGCGGCTTCCTCATGGCCGTTCTGGGCGTCGTCGTGAAGTTGGCGCCCGTGGGAGCGTTCGGAGCGATGGCCTTCACCATCGGCGCGTTCGGGTTCGACGCCCTCGCCAAGCTGGGTGCCCTCATGGGAGGGTTCTATCTCACCGCGATCCTCTTCGTCCTCGTCGTCTTGGGGACGGTCACCCGGCTGTGCGGCTTCTCGATCTTGCGATTTATCAACTACATCAAGGAAGAATTGATGCTGGTGCTGGGCACCAGTTCCAGCGAGACGGCTCTACCTGGCCTGATGCACAAGATGGAGGCATTGGGTTGCTCGCGCTCCACCGTCGGTCTCGTCGTGCCCGCCGGATACAGCTTCAATTTGGACGGCACCAACATCTACCTCTCCATGGCCGCGGTCTTCCTCGCCCAAGCGACCAACACCCCACTCGACCTGCCTCACCAAATCACCCTGCTCGTCGTGGCCATGGTCACCAGCAAGGGGGCGAGCGGGGTCACCGGTGCCGGGTTCATCACCTTGGCGGCGACCCTCGCGGTCGTCCCCGGCATCCCCATCGAGTCCTTGGCGTTGATCGTCGGGATCGACCGGTTCATGAGCGAGTGCCGCTCCCTGACCAACCTGGTCGGCAACGGGGTCGCCACCGTCGTCGTCTCCCGATGGGAGGGCGAGGTCACGGGGCGGCAGGTTTCCGCCGCCCTCGAAGCCATGCCTACACCGACGAGTCCCTGA
- a CDS encoding DUF4097 family beta strand repeat protein — protein sequence MKEETIRIMKMVQEGKISAEDAAELLEAFNDSPDTESRTGETPKGDAPEGEAEEPKASAKEHSDVFGTFFGAIDQLTKDVSKNVNWSDIADKVRKGVDKGVDAIKQVADDATKGRGGWANLFGEQADRVVELPLKVPAGKVLKIESANGNVKIEGGEPVGSVRVAARFKGYSEAEAKQLADQYMPVLEEGYDFIALRHNVSDRMSADVIAKVAEGTVVEIKATSGDVEVKGTKAGARVTSTSGDVKLDGVGGSVEVSAQSGEVELSNSSCSVVTVESKSGSVALTGVTGLLSVRSASGDVNLRECSGRTVSVEASTGDINVDLVAPVEGAANLRSVRGDVNLEISDGSDCRVHLSTLKGAVAVHGLDLKDENRDKLVVTGRLGEGTGTIDMSAVSGDVNLRLRDSSV from the coding sequence ATGAAGGAAGAAACGATCCGCATCATGAAGATGGTCCAGGAGGGGAAGATCTCTGCTGAAGACGCCGCCGAGCTTCTCGAGGCGTTCAACGACTCTCCTGACACCGAGTCGCGGACTGGTGAGACGCCCAAGGGCGACGCGCCGGAAGGCGAGGCCGAGGAGCCTAAGGCGTCGGCCAAGGAACACAGCGACGTCTTCGGCACATTCTTCGGTGCGATCGACCAACTCACCAAGGACGTCAGCAAGAACGTCAATTGGTCGGACATCGCCGACAAGGTCCGCAAGGGCGTCGATAAGGGCGTTGACGCGATCAAGCAAGTCGCCGACGACGCGACCAAGGGGCGAGGCGGCTGGGCCAACCTCTTTGGCGAGCAGGCCGACCGTGTGGTCGAGTTGCCTCTTAAAGTCCCGGCAGGAAAGGTCCTCAAGATCGAGAGTGCGAACGGCAATGTCAAGATCGAAGGGGGCGAGCCGGTGGGCAGCGTCCGCGTCGCGGCCCGGTTCAAGGGCTATAGCGAGGCCGAAGCCAAGCAACTGGCCGACCAGTACATGCCCGTCCTCGAAGAAGGGTACGATTTCATCGCCTTGCGCCACAACGTGTCCGACCGGATGTCCGCCGACGTCATCGCCAAGGTGGCCGAAGGGACCGTGGTGGAGATCAAGGCGACGAGCGGAGACGTCGAGGTCAAGGGCACCAAGGCCGGAGCACGGGTGACCTCGACGAGCGGTGACGTCAAATTGGACGGCGTGGGCGGCTCGGTGGAAGTCTCCGCTCAATCAGGCGAAGTGGAGCTGTCCAACTCCTCGTGCTCGGTGGTCACGGTCGAGTCGAAGAGCGGCAGTGTCGCGCTGACCGGTGTGACGGGGTTGCTGAGTGTCCGTTCGGCGAGTGGGGACGTCAACCTCAGGGAGTGCTCGGGCCGGACTGTCAGCGTCGAGGCGAGCACCGGAGATATCAACGTCGACCTGGTCGCCCCTGTCGAAGGAGCGGCCAACCTCCGCTCGGTGCGGGGGGACGTGAACTTGGAGATCAGTGACGGAAGCGACTGCCGAGTGCACCTCTCGACCCTCAAGGGCGCGGTGGCTGTCCATGGCCTCGACCTCAAGGACGAGAACCGGGACAAGCTCGTCGTCACCGGTCGCCTCGGCGAAGGGACGGGCACCATCGACATGAGCGCCGTCTCCGGCGACGTGAACCTGCGCCTCAGGGACTCGTCGGTGTAG
- a CDS encoding DUF2089 domain-containing protein, translated as MAKDVFHEIPAKCPVTGEPLYVSELTSLSGDVVLRGRFKLPQTTRLDQDQQRFLEVFIRARGVISTMEKELGLSYPTVRARLDGLLDALGYEPLKTSGAKDDSRAAEARRKVLKMLEDGKLTAADAKAKLKELGTK; from the coding sequence ATGGCGAAAGACGTGTTCCATGAGATTCCGGCCAAGTGCCCGGTGACGGGCGAGCCGCTGTACGTCAGTGAGTTGACGTCGCTGAGTGGCGACGTCGTCCTGCGTGGCCGGTTCAAACTCCCTCAGACGACACGGCTCGACCAGGACCAGCAACGGTTCCTGGAGGTGTTCATCCGGGCCAGGGGCGTGATCAGCACGATGGAGAAGGAGTTGGGCCTGAGCTATCCCACGGTCCGGGCAAGGCTCGACGGGCTCTTGGACGCCCTGGGCTACGAGCCGCTGAAGACATCGGGGGCCAAAGACGACAGCCGGGCCGCGGAGGCCCGCCGCAAGGTGCTGAAGATGCTGGAGGACGGCAAACTCACCGCTGCAGACGCCAAGGCGAAGTTGAAAGAACTGGGTACGAAATGA
- a CDS encoding N-acetylmuramic acid 6-phosphate etherase, producing MSTESRNPRSIGLDKMSAREIVRLMNEEEFGVLRALEAAEAPIAAATERAAQAFREGGRIIYVGAGTSGRIATMDAAEMVPTFGLDPSRFVAVVAGGPAAGVQAVEDAEDSDHAAIGALNELKLEKRDIVIGVAASGRTPYVLAAVKHAAQKGLWTCGIANNKSAPLLEAVDLGILLDTGPEILTGSTRLKAGTSQKLVLNRISTGAMVLNGKVIENLMVDVKAKNQKLKERCVRMVRELSPVTEDEAWRLLEEHGWSVREVLQASRSVH from the coding sequence ATGAGCACTGAATCCCGCAACCCCCGCTCGATCGGGCTGGACAAGATGTCCGCCCGCGAAATCGTGCGCCTGATGAACGAAGAAGAGTTTGGCGTCCTACGTGCCCTCGAGGCCGCCGAGGCCCCCATCGCCGCCGCCACCGAGCGCGCCGCCCAAGCCTTTCGCGAGGGCGGACGGATCATCTACGTCGGAGCTGGGACAAGCGGGCGGATCGCCACGATGGACGCCGCTGAGATGGTGCCGACCTTCGGCCTCGACCCCAGCCGGTTCGTCGCCGTTGTCGCCGGCGGGCCCGCCGCCGGCGTCCAAGCCGTCGAAGACGCCGAGGACAGCGACCACGCCGCCATTGGCGCGCTGAACGAATTAAAGCTGGAAAAACGCGACATCGTCATCGGCGTCGCCGCCAGCGGGCGCACCCCTTACGTCTTGGCCGCCGTCAAGCACGCCGCCCAAAAGGGGCTGTGGACTTGCGGCATCGCCAACAACAAATCCGCCCCACTTCTTGAAGCTGTCGACCTGGGAATCCTCCTCGACACCGGGCCGGAGATCTTGACCGGGAGCACGCGCCTCAAAGCGGGCACATCCCAAAAGCTCGTCCTCAACCGGATCTCGACCGGCGCAATGGTCCTGAACGGAAAGGTCATCGAAAACCTGATGGTGGACGTCAAGGCCAAGAACCAAAAGCTGAAGGAGCGGTGCGTGCGCATGGTCCGCGAGTTGTCGCCGGTCACCGAAGACGAGGCTTGGCGGCTTCTGGAGGAGCATGGATGGTCGGTACGGGAAGTCCTTCAGGCGAGCCGGTCGGTCCACTGA
- a CDS encoding ribokinase, whose translation MVGTGSPSGEPVGPLRHRARSKIAGISDVVVIGSVMLDRVSRVDRLPCPGENVYSRERATYLGGKGFNQALAAHRFGANVTLISCLGDDDGWDMLNAFMRREGMDTGGLLQTDEAPTGQADIWVQADGLNMICAAPGANDLLHPCGFLPDWADGQVAMFGSGTVLSQLEVPDVAARTEGDFRILDPAPMRDFDRTMLQGLDLVTPNGPEALALTGVDPVDDDACDRAGRLLLDEGVRHVVVTLGDRGCYFVDRTTSRHFPAPRVASVDTTAAGDVFNGVLAALHQSYGLTEALPWAIAAASLSTTVHGAAASVPARSEVEAFMATL comes from the coding sequence ATGGTCGGTACGGGAAGTCCTTCAGGCGAGCCGGTCGGTCCACTGAGGCACCGCGCCAGGAGTAAGATCGCCGGCATCAGCGACGTCGTCGTCATCGGCAGCGTGATGCTCGACCGCGTGAGCCGGGTAGACCGGCTACCCTGCCCGGGCGAAAACGTCTATTCACGCGAGCGGGCCACCTATTTGGGCGGCAAGGGGTTCAACCAGGCCCTTGCCGCCCACCGGTTTGGCGCCAATGTCACCCTTATCAGTTGTCTCGGCGACGACGACGGTTGGGACATGCTCAATGCGTTCATGAGGCGAGAGGGCATGGACACCGGGGGACTGCTCCAGACGGACGAGGCTCCGACCGGGCAGGCGGACATCTGGGTGCAAGCCGACGGGCTCAACATGATCTGCGCGGCTCCGGGCGCCAACGACCTGCTCCACCCCTGCGGCTTCTTGCCCGACTGGGCCGACGGTCAGGTGGCCATGTTCGGCAGTGGCACGGTCCTGTCCCAACTCGAGGTCCCCGACGTGGCGGCACGGACCGAAGGCGACTTCCGTATCCTGGATCCTGCCCCGATGCGCGACTTCGACCGCACGATGCTCCAGGGCTTGGACTTGGTCACCCCAAATGGCCCGGAGGCCCTTGCCCTGACCGGTGTCGACCCTGTCGATGACGACGCCTGCGACCGAGCCGGTCGGCTGCTCCTTGACGAGGGCGTCCGCCACGTCGTGGTCACCCTAGGGGACCGCGGTTGCTACTTTGTCGACCGTACGACAAGCCGACATTTCCCCGCGCCACGGGTCGCCTCGGTCGACACGACCGCGGCGGGCGACGTCTTCAACGGCGTCCTTGCCGCCCTTCACCAGAGCTACGGCCTGACCGAAGCGCTCCCCTGGGCCATTGCCGCCGCTTCACTCTCGACCACTGTCCATGGAGCCGCCGCCAGTGTGCCGGCCAGGTCGGAGGTCGAGGCATTCATGGCGACGCTCTAG
- a CDS encoding bifunctional YncE family protein/alkaline phosphatase family protein → MGFVTVLALAATTLLRPWPQQVGSAGDSGFLPSGHRVHGAGKMLSFGGRPVDAVVSADGKTLYVKDRSSVRAVDVSKWILTGSAPLEGGASLAGIALSPDGKHLAVSNAANTVHLYTTSGGLKLEASMAVGGASSYPIGLAYSADGSKLYVALSKLNQIAEIEVASRQAGRTVEVGVAPYGIAVLGDRLFVSEQGGPRAKPGEETATSAGTPTVVDRRGVALRGSVSVVNLKDFVVERQVVCGRQPSAVVADPSRRRVYVAETNDDRVLVLGPGGETVGTIEVKPVGGLPFGSMPDALGLSPDGRHLFVGLAGNNAVAVYRVGKKTAFDALVPTDWYPSAVVATKQDILVVNNLGLGSRVRDREASKGWNSGDAQGTLRKVSWSELAGNKAAWTARARKDALAEQIAEAAATRPRDGVKAVPVPERTGEPSLIKHVVYVIKENRTYDQVFGDIGRGDSDPSLCTFGRQVTPNQHKLADEFVLLDNYYCNGVLSADGHSYATEGNLTPYLNRAFGGFTRSYTFGDDPITYSSSGFVWDSVIDKGLWFRNYGEFHYTEPAEKLSGRQIWDLYSAGKTIAWKQQVGVARVRRNSNPLYPGWNLNIPDQLRMDVFLREFEQFKQRGTMPDFCIVYLPQDHTGGPVSARSNVADNDLAVGRLVEALSHSQFWKDMVVFINEDDPQAGFDHVDGHRSTCLVVSPYSRRAGKVVSDFFNQGSVLHTIHRIFGLSPMNQSDGASPVMTSCFVNKPDFTPYDVTPNQVPLDEFPKATTAAMSAYQKDILARVARIDLSEKEVQTPEQMDALNRKIWHEAKGWSTPYPAEFAGAHGKGLARRGLKLKAGAGVEDDDDDDD, encoded by the coding sequence ATGGGATTCGTGACCGTGCTTGCCCTCGCCGCGACAACCTTGCTGCGACCATGGCCTCAACAGGTGGGAAGTGCGGGGGACAGCGGCTTTCTTCCGTCGGGCCACCGGGTGCACGGAGCCGGGAAGATGCTCAGCTTTGGGGGACGTCCGGTGGACGCGGTCGTCTCGGCAGACGGCAAGACCTTGTACGTCAAGGACCGGTCCTCGGTACGGGCGGTCGACGTCAGCAAATGGATCTTGACGGGTTCAGCCCCTCTCGAAGGAGGTGCGTCGCTTGCCGGAATCGCCCTCTCTCCCGACGGCAAGCACTTGGCGGTGAGCAACGCAGCGAACACGGTCCATCTCTACACGACTTCCGGCGGCCTTAAGCTGGAGGCCAGCATGGCGGTCGGTGGGGCGAGTTCCTATCCGATCGGGCTGGCCTATTCGGCAGACGGGTCAAAGCTCTATGTCGCCCTTTCCAAACTGAACCAAATCGCCGAGATAGAGGTCGCAAGCCGTCAGGCGGGCCGAACGGTAGAGGTCGGGGTCGCGCCCTATGGCATCGCCGTCCTGGGCGACCGGCTCTTCGTCAGTGAACAAGGTGGCCCCAGGGCCAAACCCGGTGAGGAGACTGCGACCAGTGCGGGCACACCGACGGTTGTCGACCGGAGAGGCGTTGCGCTGCGGGGCTCGGTCAGCGTCGTCAACCTCAAAGATTTCGTCGTTGAACGGCAGGTCGTGTGCGGACGGCAACCGTCGGCGGTCGTGGCCGACCCGTCCAGGCGGAGGGTCTATGTCGCGGAGACCAACGACGACAGAGTCCTCGTTCTAGGCCCCGGTGGAGAGACCGTCGGAACGATCGAAGTCAAGCCGGTGGGAGGCCTGCCGTTCGGCAGCATGCCTGACGCCTTGGGATTGTCCCCGGACGGCCGTCACCTGTTCGTCGGGTTGGCAGGGAACAACGCCGTGGCGGTCTATCGGGTGGGTAAGAAGACGGCCTTTGACGCCTTGGTGCCGACCGACTGGTATCCGTCTGCGGTGGTCGCCACAAAGCAGGACATCCTCGTCGTCAACAACTTGGGCTTGGGGTCTCGCGTCCGCGACCGTGAGGCGAGCAAGGGCTGGAACTCCGGCGACGCCCAAGGCACCCTTCGTAAGGTCTCTTGGTCCGAATTGGCGGGAAACAAGGCGGCTTGGACGGCGAGGGCGAGAAAGGACGCCCTCGCCGAACAGATCGCCGAGGCTGCCGCCACCAGACCTCGGGACGGGGTCAAGGCGGTACCTGTACCGGAACGGACCGGGGAGCCGTCCCTCATCAAACACGTGGTGTACGTCATCAAGGAGAACCGGACGTACGACCAGGTGTTCGGTGACATCGGCCGGGGGGACAGCGACCCGTCCCTGTGCACGTTTGGCCGCCAAGTGACGCCTAACCAGCACAAACTGGCGGACGAGTTTGTCCTGCTCGACAATTACTACTGCAACGGGGTCCTGAGCGCCGACGGCCACAGCTACGCCACCGAGGGCAACCTGACCCCTTATCTGAACCGTGCCTTCGGCGGCTTCACGCGCAGTTACACGTTTGGTGACGACCCGATCACGTATTCATCGAGCGGCTTTGTGTGGGACTCGGTAATCGACAAGGGTCTGTGGTTCCGTAATTACGGCGAGTTCCACTACACGGAGCCGGCCGAAAAACTGAGTGGGCGGCAGATATGGGACCTCTACTCGGCGGGCAAGACAATTGCATGGAAGCAGCAGGTCGGGGTGGCGCGGGTGCGACGGAACTCCAACCCCCTGTACCCGGGCTGGAACCTCAATATCCCGGACCAGCTACGGATGGACGTTTTCCTTCGGGAGTTCGAGCAGTTCAAGCAACGGGGCACGATGCCAGATTTTTGCATCGTCTATCTGCCGCAAGACCATACGGGAGGGCCGGTCTCGGCGCGGTCCAACGTCGCCGACAACGACTTGGCGGTCGGACGGCTGGTGGAGGCCCTCAGCCACAGCCAGTTCTGGAAGGACATGGTCGTGTTCATCAACGAAGACGACCCACAGGCTGGTTTCGACCATGTCGACGGGCACCGGTCGACGTGCCTGGTCGTCTCGCCATACTCGAGACGGGCCGGAAAGGTTGTGAGCGACTTCTTCAACCAGGGGTCGGTGCTCCACACGATCCATCGGATATTCGGCCTTTCGCCGATGAACCAGTCGGACGGGGCCTCGCCCGTCATGACGTCGTGCTTTGTCAACAAGCCGGACTTCACGCCCTACGACGTGACCCCGAACCAGGTGCCCCTGGATGAGTTTCCCAAGGCAACCACGGCGGCGATGTCCGCCTATCAGAAGGACATCTTGGCCCGGGTCGCCCGCATCGATTTGAGCGAAAAGGAAGTCCAGACGCCCGAGCAGATGGACGCCCTCAACCGCAAGATCTGGCATGAGGCCAAGGGATGGTCGACGCCGTACCCGGCCGAGTTTGCCGGTGCGCACGGCAAGGGTCTGGCGCGGCGGGGTCTTAAGCTGAAGGCGGGCGCCGGTGTGGAGGACGACGACGATGACGACGACTAG